From Glycine soja cultivar W05 chromosome 4, ASM419377v2, whole genome shotgun sequence, the proteins below share one genomic window:
- the LOC114410252 gene encoding homeobox-leucine zipper protein ATHB-12-like — MMEGDENIQASSKGKYVESFNCSEAPRKKSKKIENKRRFSDEQIRSLECIFESESKLEPRKKMQLARDLGLQPRQVAIWFQNRRARWKSKRIEQEYRKLKDEYDNLASRFESLKKEKDSLQLELQKLSDLLEACQDDGREDKAGKENSIEDGGSGSGYSSWKPEAKPRFSNEGLEERIGVYSDDQNENSIIRGGEKSEDKGHQLLRMDDHAEMPLASLEKWYSGVDPSGILDQSCSSSQWLDFWT; from the exons ATGATGGAGGGAGATGAGAATATTCAAGCATCATCAAAGGGAAAATATGTTGAAAGCTTCAACTGCTCGGAGGCACCAAGGAAGAAAAGCAAGAAGATAGAAAACAAGAGGAGGTTTAGTGATGAACAGATAAGATCACTAGAATGCATATTTGAGTCAGAGTCAAAGCTTGAGCCAAGGAAGAAGATGCAACTGGCTAGAGATCTTGGCCTGCAGCCTCGCCAAGTGGCTATATGGTTCCAAAACAGAAGGGCAAGGTGGAAATCAAAACGAATAGAGCAAGAGTACCGAAAACTCAAAGATGAATATGACAATTTAGCATCAAGGTTTGAGTCCCTAAAGAAAGAGAAGGACTCTTTGCAATTAGAG TTGCAGAAACTAAGTGATTTGTTGGAGGCATGTCAAGATGATGGAAGGGAAGACAAGGCTGGCAAAGAAAACAGCATAGAAGATGGTGGCTCAGGCAGTGGATACAGCAGTTGGAAGCCTGAAGCAAAACCAAGGTTTTCAAATGAGGGTTTGGAGGAGAGAATAGGTGTGTACTCAGATGATCAAAATGAGAATAGCATCATAAGGGGTGGTGAGAAATCTGAAGACAAAGGACACCAACTTCTCAGAATGGATGATCATGCAGAGATGCCATTGGCATCACTTGAAAAATGGTATAGTGGTGTGGACCCTAGTGGCATCTTGGACCAGTCATGTAGCAGTTCTCAATGGCTAGATTTCTGGACTTGA